The Amycolatopsis sp. 195334CR genome window below encodes:
- a CDS encoding sensor histidine kinase: MRDITGSLARQAWLIAVVCMVSDGSIALMIGPPLTSWRAWAVLLATVAVDLALAGPARLSGLVALGHAVLYPLTPLLLNDLPGAEASNTAGMLIAGYRAGAWLSTLPAVASLLALITGSVIGELLERNLAGRDWRLLSAILLANTVLPWLVGRYTTERRARIAELERREEAAVRRAVAEERSSVARDLHDVISHHVSAIGMHAGAARLGLNGDTDTPVHRSLSAVETSSRAAMADLRRMLDLLHGEQAAVRQPGVGNLEELLEGTRAAGLPARLHTQGVPGELPGSVDVAVYRVAQEGLTNALRHGAGGPVDVKLCYRTEEITLSVTNPITPGRPSTADEGTRRGLAGLRQRVAMFGGEFSSGPSDDGRSWLVSATFPLESS; this comes from the coding sequence ATGCGGGACATCACCGGATCGCTGGCGCGCCAGGCGTGGCTGATCGCGGTCGTCTGCATGGTCTCCGACGGCAGCATCGCGCTGATGATCGGACCGCCGCTGACCAGCTGGCGGGCCTGGGCGGTGCTGCTCGCCACCGTCGCCGTCGACCTGGCGCTGGCCGGGCCCGCGCGGCTGTCCGGCCTGGTCGCGCTGGGTCACGCGGTGCTCTACCCGCTCACCCCGCTGCTGCTCAACGACCTGCCCGGCGCCGAGGCCTCCAACACCGCGGGCATGCTGATCGCCGGGTACCGCGCGGGTGCCTGGCTGAGCACGCTGCCCGCGGTCGCGTCACTGCTGGCGCTGATCACCGGGTCGGTCATCGGTGAGCTGCTGGAGCGCAACCTGGCCGGGCGCGACTGGCGCCTGCTCAGCGCGATCCTGCTGGCCAACACCGTGCTGCCCTGGCTGGTCGGCCGCTACACCACCGAGCGCCGCGCGCGGATCGCCGAACTGGAACGCCGTGAGGAGGCCGCCGTGCGCCGGGCCGTCGCCGAGGAACGCAGTTCGGTGGCCCGCGACCTGCACGACGTCATCTCGCACCACGTCAGCGCGATCGGCATGCACGCCGGGGCGGCCAGACTCGGGCTCAACGGGGACACGGACACACCCGTGCACCGGTCGCTGTCCGCGGTGGAGACGTCCAGCCGCGCGGCCATGGCCGACCTGCGGCGCATGCTCGACCTGCTGCACGGCGAGCAGGCCGCGGTCCGCCAGCCGGGGGTGGGCAATCTGGAGGAACTGCTGGAGGGCACCCGCGCGGCCGGGCTGCCCGCGCGCCTGCACACCCAGGGCGTGCCCGGCGAGCTGCCCGGGTCCGTGGACGTCGCGGTGTACCGGGTGGCGCAGGAGGGCCTGACCAACGCGCTGCGGCACGGCGCGGGCGGCCCGGTGGACGTGAAGCTGTGCTACCGAACCGAGGAGATCACCTTGAGCGTGACCAATCCGATCACGCCCGGCAGGCCGTCGACCGCCGACGAGGGCACCCGGCGCGGCCTGGCCGGGCTGCGCCAGCGCGTCGCGATGTTCGGCGGTGAGTTCTCCAGCGGGCCGTCCGACGACGGCCGCAGCTGGCTGGTCTCCGCGACCTTTCCGCTGGAGAGCTCATGA
- a CDS encoding response regulator transcription factor, giving the protein MSTRVLLADDHAMFRSGMRAVLDTQPDLECVGEASDGRAAVAEVARLRPDVAVLDVRMPKLDGLAATEAILGTPGCETKVLVLTTYDHDDYVYRALRAGASGFLLKNLPPEELVSAMRVVARGDALIDPSVTRRLVSRFTTSIEPPAGPAGLDRLTSREREVLLLIADARSNAEIAEELHVGDETVKTHVSRILAKLGLRDRVHAVVYAYQHGLVRAAPRD; this is encoded by the coding sequence ATGAGCACGCGCGTCCTGCTCGCCGACGACCACGCGATGTTCCGCTCGGGCATGCGCGCGGTGCTGGACACCCAGCCGGACCTGGAATGCGTCGGTGAGGCGTCCGACGGCCGGGCCGCGGTGGCCGAAGTGGCCCGCCTGCGGCCTGACGTGGCCGTGCTCGACGTGCGCATGCCGAAGCTCGACGGGCTGGCCGCCACCGAGGCGATCCTCGGCACGCCCGGCTGCGAGACGAAGGTGCTGGTGCTCACCACCTACGACCACGACGATTACGTCTACCGCGCGCTGCGAGCCGGCGCGAGTGGCTTCCTGCTCAAGAACCTGCCGCCGGAAGAACTGGTCTCGGCGATGCGCGTGGTCGCGCGCGGGGACGCGCTGATCGATCCGTCGGTCACGCGGCGCCTGGTTTCGCGGTTCACCACCAGCATCGAGCCACCGGCCGGACCCGCCGGCCTGGACCGGCTGACCTCGCGCGAGCGCGAAGTTCTGCTGCTCATCGCGGATGCCCGCAGCAACGCGGAAATCGCCGAGGAACTACACGTCGGGGACGAAACGGTGAAAACGCACGTCTCCCGCATCCTGGCCAAGCTCGGCCTGCGGGACCGGGTGCACGCGGTGGTCTACGCCTATCAGCACGGCCTGGTCAGGGCGGCCCCGAGGGACTGA
- a CDS encoding FixH family protein: protein MKKPVALALAGTALLAVLAWLLWPGGSDGAATAQAASARHTVHLRVEEPKTGLNAFDVEVTDPLGHPAEGLEVTVEPVMAQMGHALEPVTAPAKGPGRYHAAETLLPMSGQWEITVRLRDHTGTEELVFPLLVGN, encoded by the coding sequence GTGAAGAAGCCCGTCGCACTGGCGCTCGCCGGGACCGCGTTGCTCGCCGTGCTGGCGTGGCTGCTGTGGCCGGGCGGTTCGGACGGCGCGGCCACCGCGCAGGCCGCCTCCGCCCGGCACACCGTGCACCTGCGGGTGGAGGAGCCCAAGACCGGGCTGAACGCCTTCGACGTGGAGGTCACCGATCCGCTCGGGCACCCGGCCGAGGGGCTGGAGGTCACCGTCGAGCCGGTGATGGCGCAGATGGGCCACGCGCTGGAGCCGGTGACCGCACCGGCGAAGGGCCCCGGCCGCTACCACGCCGCGGAAACCCTGCTGCCGATGTCGGGCCAGTGGGAGATCACCGTGCGCCTGCGCGACCACACCGGCACCGAAGAACTCGTCTTCCCATTACTCGTGGGGAATTGA